A part of Candidatus Hydrogenedentota bacterium genomic DNA contains:
- a CDS encoding four helix bundle protein translates to MKQSGICEPHVSVTLFDFAQWFLSRTNRFPKNGRKSLGDRIDASLLELLALVQRASLRRDKRALLDRVNEELHVLRALVRLAVRLDCLQERQYEYAAK, encoded by the coding sequence ATGAAACAGTCTGGCATATGTGAACCTCATGTTTCGGTGACGTTGTTCGATTTCGCGCAGTGGTTCCTGTCGCGTACGAATCGTTTTCCGAAGAACGGGCGGAAATCGCTGGGCGACCGCATTGATGCGAGCCTGCTGGAGTTGCTGGCGCTGGTGCAACGCGCCAGCCTGCGGCGCGACAAGCGGGCATTGCTCGACCGCGTGAACGAGGAATTGCATGTACTGCGGGCGCTGGTGCGGCTGGCGGTGCGTCTCGATTGCTTGCAGGAGCGTCAGTACGAATATGCGGCGAAGTAG
- a CDS encoding formylglycine-generating enzyme family protein: protein MRSQGKRRFWVLAYAGLWVLAFLPLAGWGAPVVANATAAQRDDGSGMVDIYYDVSGGIEPMTVSVVLSNDAGATWAFTPRLGDLSGDVGPAVTNGTGKHIVWNALAGKPGVHWPNARAKVTATDAEEPTPGEEATFAGIQFVWIPAGTFMMGRYAGEQDSNSDEDPQHQVTLTQGFWMGKYEVTQAQWQAVMGSNPSYFTGDMSRPVESISWDDITQPNGFLDKLNQANPGLTFRLPTEAEWEYACRAGTTTRFYWGDDPSYSQIGTYAWYYDNSGDTTHPVGQKTPNAWGLYDMSGNVWEWCQDWYGSYAAGAVSDPQGPSTGMGRVLRGGNWINGVRYCRSAYRIWNYPGHRNYGNGVRLCVSGSPR from the coding sequence ATGCGCTCCCAGGGAAAACGTCGGTTTTGGGTTCTAGCGTATGCGGGATTGTGGGTTTTGGCCTTTTTGCCTTTGGCGGGGTGGGGCGCGCCGGTCGTCGCGAACGCGACGGCGGCCCAGCGCGACGACGGTTCGGGCATGGTGGACATCTATTACGACGTGTCGGGCGGCATCGAACCGATGACCGTGTCGGTCGTGTTGTCCAACGATGCCGGGGCGACGTGGGCGTTCACACCGAGACTCGGCGATTTGTCCGGTGACGTGGGTCCGGCCGTAACGAACGGGACTGGCAAGCACATCGTCTGGAACGCCTTGGCCGGCAAACCGGGCGTCCATTGGCCCAATGCCCGGGCCAAGGTCACCGCGACCGACGCGGAAGAGCCCACGCCGGGCGAGGAGGCCACGTTCGCGGGGATCCAATTCGTCTGGATCCCGGCGGGGACCTTTATGATGGGCCGGTATGCCGGCGAACAGGACAGCAATTCCGACGAAGACCCGCAGCATCAGGTCACGTTGACGCAAGGCTTCTGGATGGGTAAATATGAGGTCACGCAGGCGCAATGGCAGGCGGTCATGGGATCGAACCCGTCCTACTTCACCGGCGACATGAGCCGGCCCGTCGAGTCTATTTCGTGGGACGACATCACGCAACCGAACGGATTTCTCGACAAATTGAACCAGGCCAATCCGGGCCTGACGTTCCGGCTGCCTACGGAAGCCGAATGGGAATACGCCTGCCGGGCGGGAACCACCACTCGGTTTTACTGGGGCGATGATCCAAGTTACAGCCAGATTGGAACCTATGCATGGTATTATGACAACAGTGGCGATACGACGCATCCGGTGGGCCAGAAGACGCCGAACGCCTGGGGACTTTACGACATGAGCGGGAACGTCTGGGAATGGTGCCAGGACTGGTACGGGAGTTACGCGGCGGGCGCAGTATCAGATCCACAGGGTCCTAGTACAGGGATGGGCCGGGTGCTGCGCGGCGGCAATTGGATCAACGGCGTCAGGTACTGCCGGTCCGCGTATCGCATCTGGAACTATCCCGGCCACAGGAACTACGGCAACGGGGTTCGCCTCTGCGTGTCCGGTTCGCCCCGCTAG
- a CDS encoding nucleoside-diphosphate kinase — translation MEQTLVLIKPDALKNSLTGYVLSQLSEFHTGLRFAAAKIVNVTPMLAAEHYAEHRDKAFYPALEDYIRGRVHYNDAPHRRRVIAFVYQGPGAIQKIRDIAGPTNPHVARETRPGCIRALGTIVPIKDANGAVIGERMDNLIHASATPPEAEREIKLWFKPTDIPPLMRLFPTEVCGEHYYYKNNRLYTTYEPGSLLLTAPGEIVWKSDLEVVCAIQRGQAGAYSLNAVAAKYMINELPDEQ, via the coding sequence ATGGAACAGACGCTTGTCCTTATCAAGCCCGATGCGCTCAAGAATTCGCTGACGGGTTATGTGCTGTCGCAGTTGTCGGAATTTCACACGGGATTGCGGTTTGCCGCCGCGAAAATCGTCAATGTGACGCCCATGCTGGCGGCGGAGCATTATGCCGAGCACCGGGACAAGGCGTTCTATCCCGCGCTGGAGGATTACATACGCGGCCGCGTGCATTACAACGACGCGCCGCACCGGCGCCGCGTGATTGCGTTTGTCTACCAAGGACCGGGCGCCATTCAAAAGATTCGCGACATCGCCGGCCCCACCAACCCTCATGTGGCGCGGGAAACCCGGCCGGGGTGCATTCGCGCGCTGGGCACGATCGTGCCGATCAAGGATGCGAACGGCGCCGTCATCGGCGAGCGCATGGACAACCTGATCCATGCCTCGGCCACACCACCGGAAGCGGAACGCGAGATCAAACTCTGGTTCAAGCCCACGGACATACCGCCTCTCATGCGGCTGTTTCCGACGGAAGTCTGCGGCGAGCATTATTATTACAAAAACAACCGCCTGTACACGACCTACGAACCGGGCAGTCTCCTGTTGACGGCGCCCGGGGAAATCGTCTGGAAATCCGATCTGGAGGTGGTCTGCGCGATCCAGCGTGGACAGGCCGGCGCCTATTCGCTCAATGCCGTCGCCGCGAAGTACATGATCAACGAACTTCCGGACGAACAATAA